A single window of Larimichthys crocea isolate SSNF chromosome XII, L_crocea_2.0, whole genome shotgun sequence DNA harbors:
- the LOC109139393 gene encoding LOW QUALITY PROTEIN: uncharacterized protein LOC109139393 (The sequence of the model RefSeq protein was modified relative to this genomic sequence to represent the inferred CDS: inserted 4 bases in 2 codons; substituted 4 bases at 4 genomic stop codons), which produces MQLDVPHSPAPPVWLSSVHLEAHHAPISRLPRTVPERTRRSGHLKAEGSAVPPLCQNKPAPAVPPRNKATAFPGAGAVWAPLLRCPPGHKCSAAPGGHVTIPPREGTTAPRLGPLTVEGRRCVSTLSPRWERWAALPAPPWVLXTISRGYRLQFVAVPPRFAGLIYTQAXGESACVLQEEILSLLNKGAICVVPPAQCQSGFYSRYFLVPKRGGSGIRPILDLRALNKYLRKYKFRMLTHTSLLRLVRQSDWFTSVDLKDAYFHIPIYPPHGKYLRFAFQGICYEYRVLPFGLSLSLRVFVRCTEAAIAPLRRLATYLDDWLLLAQSEQEARAHTRILIRQLVDLGFVMNTEKSMLSPAQGVIFLGLSLDSVTYXARLSADRVKAFRACLALFHPGKSVQFRLCLRLLRLMASAILVVHLGRLRMREFQFWVASDPQXVPMGSVLSRKVVTTDASLTGWGGIHEGRSVRGRWGVDLQWSHINFLELSAVFLSLKHFLPSLMGHHVLVKMDNTTTVAYINHQGGLRSRQLHMLARRLILWSCGRLLSPRATHILGVLNTAADLLSRGAPVYVEXSLHPEIVEQIWAHFSRAMVDLFMSRDNAQCALFYSLRSMDAPLGVDALAHAWPCERLYAFPPLVLIPPTLAPGSVGLAPEWLNLSAVGLSQHVIPTIQSARASSTRSLYDCKWKVFEGWCHRIGHIPFQCPVGVILSFLQDLIDKRKAFSTIKVYLAAIAACHVGFGEQTASQHPLVCRFMKGACRLLPVSRPLVPPWDLAVVLEGLEGPPFEPLEGADLKHVSRKTVLLLALALAKRVSDIHALSVHPSCAQVFPGDVRMILKPNPAFVPKVVGSCSPIDLVAFAASLGKQLSHALCPVCVVRTYMDRTRGFRRSYQLFVSWANPHKGKAVSKQRLSHXVVEAIALAYTSQGLQPPVGLRAHSTRGLAASWALFRGVSVQDICAAASWSSPLTFVRFYMLDVSAPCVARAVLLSC; this is translated from the exons ATGCAGCTGGACGTTCCCCATTCCCCAGCTCCACCCGTTTGGCTTTCGAGTGTGCACCTGGAGGCCCACCACGCCCCCATCTCCCGGCTGCCACGGACCGTGCCAGAGCGAACCAGGAGAAGCGGACATTTGAAGGCGGAGGGTTCAGCAGTTCCCcctctctgtcaaaataaaccCGCACCTGCTGTCCCCCCTCGGAACAAAGCCACAGCTTTCCCCGGGGCAGGGGCTGTGTGGGCTCCGTTGCTGCGCTGTCCTCCCGGGCACAAATGCTCAGCGGCACCCGGGGGCCATGTCACTATTCCGCCAAGAGAGGGCACCACTGCACCGCGGTTGGGACCTCTCACAGTGGAGGGGCGGCGGTGTGTGTCCACTCTCTCCCCCAGATGGGAGAGATGGGCCGCGCTCCCAGCTCCGCCCTGGGTGTTATAGACGATTTCGCGGGGATACAGGCTGCAGTTCGTAGCCGTTCCCCCGCGATTCGCCGGATTAATATACACCCAGGCTTAGGGAGAGTCAGcttgtgttttacaggaggaaatCCTCTCACTGTTAAACAAAGGAGCAATCTGTGTCGTACCTCCTGCACAGTGTCAGAGCGGTTTTTACTCCAGGTATTTTCTGGTCCCCAAACGGGGGGGGAGCGGTATTCGCCCTATCTTGGATTTACGTGCTCTGAACAAATATCTCAGGAAATACAAGTTCAGGATGCTAACGCACACATCCCTGCTGCGCCTTGTGCGACAGAGCGATTGGTTCACTTCTGTCGATCTGAAAGACGCGTATTTCCACATCCCGATCTATCCTCCCCACGGAAAGTATCTGAGATTTGCTTTCCAGGGGATCTGTTACGAGTACCGCGTGCTCCCTTTCGGTCTGTCTTTAAGCCTGAGGGTGTTTGTGCGGTGCACGGAAGCGGCAATAGCCCCGCTGAGACGCTTGGCCACATATCTAGACGATTGGCTGCTGTTGGCACAATCGGAGCAGGAGGCCAGGGCACACACACGTATTCTCATACGACAACTAGTCGATCTGGGTTTCGTGATGAACACGGAAAAGAGCATGCTGTCTCCGGCACAGGGCGTAATCTTTCTGGGATTATCCCTGGATTCGGTGACTTA AGCGCGCCTCTCGGCGGACCGAGTGAAAGCTTTCAGGGCATGTCTCGCGCTTTTTCATCCGGGCAAATCTGTTCAATTCAGATTGTGTCTTCGGTTACTCAGGCTGATGGCCTCTGCCATTCTTGTAGTCCATCTCGGCCGCCTCCGCATGAGGGAATTCCAGTTTTGGGTGGCCTCTGACCCACA GGTGCCCATGGGTTCCGTCCTGTCCAGGAAGGTGGTCACTACGGATGCCAGCCTGACAGGTTGGGGCGGGATTCACGAGGGCCGGTCTGTGAGGGGCCGCTGGGGTGTGGACCTCCAGTGGTCTCACATAAATTTTCTGGAACTTTCAGCGGTGTTCCTCTCCCTGAAACATTTCCTTCCGTCTCTCATGGGTCATCATGTCCTGGTGAAGATGGACAATACGACGACGGTGGCGTACATCAACCATCAGGGGGGATTACGCTCCCGTCAGTTGCACATGCTGGCACGCAGACTAATCCTGTGGAGCTGTGGTCGTCTCCTCTCCCCTAGAGCGACGCACATCCTGGGAGTCCTGAACACGGCCGCAGACCTGTTGTCCAGGGGAGCGCCGGTATACGTGGAGTGATCTCTGCACCCAGAGATTGTGGAACAGATATGGGCCCATTTCAGTCGGGCCATGGTGGATCTGTTCATGTCGAGAGACAACGCGCAATGCGCGCTGTTTTACTCTCTGCGCAGCATGGATGCTCCCCTCGGCGTAGACGCACTAGCGCATGCCTGGCCGTGCGAGCGTCTTTACGCATTCCCTCCCCTGGTCTTGATACCCCCCACtct AGCGCCTGGCTCTGTGGGCTTGGCCCCTGAGTGGCTAAATCTGTCAGCTGTGGGCCTTTCACAGCACGTGATTCCCACTATACAAAGTGCTCGAGCCTCCTCCACTAGGTCTCTGTATGACTGTAAGTGGAAAGTGTTTGAGGGGTGGTGTCACAGAATTGGCCACATTCCCTTTCAGTGTCCAGTAGGAGTGATATTGTCATTCTTGCAGGACCTGATTGACAAACGAAAAGCCTTCTCCACGATTAAAGTGTACTTAGCGGCTATCGCCGCATGTCACGTGGGGTTTGGCGAGCAAACAGCGAGCCAGCACCCACTGGTTTGCCGTTTTATGAAGGGAGCGTGCAGGCTTCTCCCCGTGTCCAGACCACTGGTACCACCGTGGGATCTGGCTGTGGTTCTGGAGGGGCTTGAGGGCCCTCCTTTTGAGCCACTGGAGGGAGCGGACTTGAAACACGTGTCTCGCAAGACAGTGTTGTTGCTGGCTCTGGCTTTGGCTAAACGGGTTAGTGACATCCATGCGCTTTCGGTGCATCCCTCATGCGCCCAGGTCTTCCCGGGGGATGTAAGGATGATTTTGAAGCCCAACCCGGCTTTTGTGCCTAAGGTGGTGGGCTCATGTTCTCCTATTGACCTTGTGGCTTTTGCTGCCTCACTGGGTAAGCAGTTGTCGCATGCGTTATGTCCGGTCTGTGTGGTGCGCACTTATATGGATAGGACAAGGGGTTTCAGGAGGAGCTATCAGCTGTTCGTCTCCTGGGCTAATCCTCATAAGGGGAAGGCTGTCTCAAAGCAGCGCCTATCCCACTAGGTGGTGGAGGCGATTGCTTTGGCTTATACGAGTCAGGGTTTGCAGCCACCTGTGGGTCTGCGGGCGCACTCAACTCGGGGCTTGGCTGCATCCTGGGCCTTATTTAGGGGAGTTTCTGTTCAGGACATCTGTGCTGCGGCGAGTTGGTCCTCACCACTCACTTTTGTCCGTTTCTATATGCTGGACGTCTCCGCTCCGTGCGTGGCACGAGCAGTTTTGCTGTCCTGCTAG